The Vicinamibacteria bacterium genome has a segment encoding these proteins:
- a CDS encoding DoxX family protein — protein sequence MTTMRTANNDLARPGKALNIVLWTLQVLAALAFVAAGSGKLLGGQDMVTLFEAVGIGQWFRYATGSLEVLGALLLILPGKTAFGAVLLACVMAGAVVVHLTVLHTAPTAPLVLLALTALIAWGRRSQLPGLLGS from the coding sequence ATGACAACCATGCGCACAGCGAATAACGACCTTGCCAGGCCTGGTAAGGCCCTGAACATTGTGCTTTGGACACTGCAGGTGCTAGCGGCGCTGGCGTTCGTTGCGGCTGGGTCAGGAAAGCTTCTGGGAGGTCAAGATATGGTCACACTCTTTGAGGCAGTCGGCATCGGTCAGTGGTTCCGCTACGCCACCGGATCGCTGGAAGTGCTTGGCGCGCTCCTGCTCATCCTCCCAGGCAAGACCGCGTTCGGAGCCGTGTTGCTAGCGTGCGTCATGGCTGGAGCCGTCGTCGTACACCTCACGGTACTCCACACGGCGCCAACCGCACCCCTCGTGCTCCTCGCCTTGACAGCCCTGATTGCGTGGGGGCGGCGTTCGCAGTTGCCGGGTCTCCTCGGCTCGTAG
- a CDS encoding MarR family transcriptional regulator, which produces MVRHAERSIVSLDMCISDFGVLEVLLHKGPQSVSEIGRRVHLTSGSITTAIDRLEQRGLVARAAHASDRRARVVHLTPDGKARITEVFAKHKDAMERAALGLSKVERDTLIELLKKLGITAERQFAGGDRNHDNHAHSE; this is translated from the coding sequence ATGGTCCGGCACGCGGAGCGAAGCATCGTTTCCCTCGACATGTGCATTTCTGATTTCGGGGTCCTTGAAGTGCTGCTCCACAAGGGACCGCAGTCGGTCAGCGAGATCGGGCGACGCGTCCATCTCACGAGCGGTTCGATTACAACAGCGATCGATCGGCTCGAGCAGCGCGGCCTCGTCGCGCGCGCGGCGCACGCTAGCGACCGGCGCGCACGGGTAGTCCATCTCACACCCGACGGAAAGGCTCGCATCACGGAAGTGTTCGCCAAGCACAAGGACGCCATGGAACGTGCCGCCCTTGGCCTGTCGAAGGTCGAGCGCGACACGCTGATCGAATTGCTCAAGAAGCTCGGCATCACGGCCGAGCGTCAATTTGCTGGAGGAGACAGGAATCATGACAACCATGCGCACAGCGAATAA